The following proteins come from a genomic window of Lachnoclostridium phytofermentans ISDg:
- the dapF gene encoding diaminopimelate epimerase — protein sequence MKFTKMQGCGNDYVYVNCFEETINDPNGVAKKVSDRRFGIGSDGLILIKPSEIADFTMHMYNADGSQGKMCGNGIRCVGKYVYDHGMTQKTSLAIETLGGVKYLALIVDGGKVTEVTVDMGEPELDPKLIPIAVEEEQVVNMPITIADREFYITGVSVGNPHAVTFIEDTNSFPIENYGPLFEEHPLFPEKINTEFVQILDRKTVNMRVWERGSAETHACGTGATCSVYAAILNGLTEDEVTVHMLGGDVVIRYDREKNRLFMTGPAVTVFDGEIEL from the coding sequence ATGAAATTTACAAAGATGCAAGGTTGTGGAAATGATTATGTTTACGTAAATTGTTTTGAGGAAACCATAAATGATCCAAATGGAGTGGCAAAAAAGGTGAGTGATCGACGTTTTGGAATTGGTTCTGATGGATTAATCTTAATCAAACCTTCTGAAATTGCAGATTTTACGATGCATATGTATAATGCAGACGGATCACAAGGAAAAATGTGCGGAAATGGTATTCGCTGTGTTGGTAAGTACGTTTATGACCATGGTATGACACAAAAAACAAGCCTAGCGATCGAAACATTAGGCGGTGTGAAATACTTAGCTTTAATTGTTGACGGCGGAAAAGTAACAGAAGTAACAGTTGATATGGGTGAACCAGAATTAGACCCTAAATTAATTCCGATTGCAGTAGAGGAAGAACAGGTAGTAAATATGCCAATAACAATTGCTGATCGCGAATTCTACATCACAGGTGTTTCGGTAGGAAACCCTCACGCGGTTACCTTTATTGAGGATACCAACTCTTTCCCAATAGAAAACTATGGTCCATTGTTTGAAGAGCATCCATTATTTCCAGAAAAGATCAATACGGAGTTTGTACAAATCCTCGACCGTAAGACTGTCAATATGCGTGTTTGGGAACGTGGATCTGCGGAAACTCATGCTTGTGGAACCGGTGCTACGTGCTCTGTGTATGCAGCTATCTTAAATGGCTTAACGGAGGATGAAGTGACAGTTCATATGTTAGGCGGTGACGTTGTCATTCGCTATGACAGAGAGAAGAATCGACTATTTATGACAGGTCCAGCTGTAACTGTTTTTGATGGTGAGATAGAGTTATAA
- a CDS encoding ANTAR domain-containing response regulator gives MLSIIIAFPKIEDANNIRNILVSGGFEVNATCTTGAQAIMVANELDEGIVICGFRLSDMMYLELNGYLPRGFEMLLLASPQKLLDCADGNILSLSMPIKIQDLLNTLQLMTYKYMRRKKKDNDKPKDRTTTQKETITRAKTLLMERNKMTEEEAHRYIQKTSMDSGTNMVETAEMILSMM, from the coding sequence TTGCTAAGTATAATCATAGCATTCCCAAAGATTGAGGACGCGAATAACATAAGAAATATCTTAGTGAGTGGTGGATTCGAAGTAAATGCGACCTGTACTACCGGTGCTCAGGCAATCATGGTAGCAAATGAACTCGATGAAGGAATCGTTATCTGCGGTTTTCGTCTATCAGATATGATGTACCTGGAACTTAATGGTTACCTGCCTCGTGGATTTGAAATGTTATTATTAGCTTCCCCACAAAAACTATTAGATTGTGCAGATGGTAACATCCTAAGCCTTAGTATGCCTATTAAGATACAGGATCTTCTGAATACCCTTCAATTGATGACATACAAATACATGCGCCGTAAGAAAAAGGATAACGATAAACCTAAGGATCGTACCACAACTCAGAAAGAAACTATCACCAGAGCTAAGACGCTATTAATGGAACGTAACAAGATGACGGAAGAAGAAGCACATCGATATATTCAAAAGACCAGTATGGATAGTGGTACAAATATGGTAGAAACAGCGGAGATGATTTTGAGTATGATGTAA
- a CDS encoding LL-diaminopimelate aminotransferase → MFKINENYLKLQGSYLFSTIGKKVRTYKEENPDKNVISLGIGDVTLPLAPSIISALHKATDEMAAKETFKGYSPDLGYEFLRSAIAKHDYEARGVQIALDEIFISDGAKSDSGNIGDIFAENNKIAVCDPVYPVYVDTNVMAGRTGEFNYTTGKWSNVIYMPCTKENKFVPSLPAETPDIIYLCFPNNPTGSAITKMKLQKWVDYAIEKGAVIIYDAAYEAYISEENCPHTIYECDGAKKCAIELRSFSKNAGFTGTRLGFTIVPKELTSDGVSLNSLWARRHGTKFNGAPYIIQTAGAAVYSPEGIAETREQINYYMNNARVIRDGLLEAGYQVSGGVNAPYIWLHTPDGMTSWEYFDYLLQNASVVGTPGSGFGPSGEGYFRLTAFGTYENTLEALRRIKNL, encoded by the coding sequence ATGTTTAAAATTAATGAAAACTATTTAAAATTACAAGGTAGTTACCTATTTTCAACAATTGGAAAGAAAGTACGAACCTATAAGGAAGAAAACCCAGATAAGAACGTGATTAGTCTAGGGATTGGTGATGTGACATTACCTCTTGCTCCAAGCATAATAAGTGCACTTCATAAAGCAACCGATGAAATGGCAGCAAAAGAGACTTTCAAAGGCTACTCCCCAGATCTTGGATATGAATTTTTACGAAGTGCAATCGCAAAACATGATTATGAAGCGAGAGGGGTTCAAATTGCGCTTGATGAAATCTTCATCAGTGATGGTGCAAAAAGTGATTCTGGTAACATAGGTGATATATTTGCAGAAAATAATAAGATAGCCGTTTGTGATCCAGTATATCCTGTTTATGTGGATACGAATGTAATGGCTGGTCGAACAGGTGAATTTAATTACACTACTGGTAAGTGGAGTAATGTCATCTATATGCCTTGTACGAAGGAAAATAAATTTGTACCGAGCCTTCCAGCGGAAACTCCTGATATCATCTATCTGTGTTTTCCTAACAATCCTACAGGATCTGCAATCACAAAGATGAAACTTCAGAAATGGGTAGATTATGCAATTGAAAAAGGAGCAGTTATTATATACGATGCTGCTTATGAGGCATACATTAGCGAAGAGAATTGTCCTCATACCATTTATGAATGTGATGGAGCGAAAAAATGTGCAATCGAACTTCGTAGCTTTAGCAAAAATGCTGGATTTACAGGCACAAGACTTGGTTTTACAATAGTACCAAAGGAGCTAACCAGCGACGGTGTTTCTTTAAATAGTTTATGGGCAAGACGCCATGGCACTAAGTTTAATGGTGCACCATATATTATTCAAACAGCTGGAGCTGCAGTTTATTCACCAGAAGGAATTGCAGAAACGAGAGAACAGATAAATTACTATATGAACAATGCACGAGTAATCCGTGATGGTTTACTTGAGGCAGGATATCAGGTATCTGGTGGTGTCAATGCACCGTATATCTGGTTACATACACCAGATGGCATGACATCTTGGGAATACTTTGATTATTTACTTCAAAATGCTTCTGTTGTTGGTACACCAGGTTCAGGCTTTGGACCAAGTGGAGAGGGATATTTCCGACTGACTGCATTTGGTACGTATGAAAATACGCTAGAAGCATTAAGAAGAATCAAAAATTTATAA
- a CDS encoding alpha/beta hydrolase-fold protein has product MRWIQSQIQSSTLKMPIGFDVLLPESNKPMDTLYLLHNSNMEHSQWLRLGIESFFEHSNCALIMPQGNNSLFLNTKNNYNFFDFLTNELPSLCSTWFPLKNERTSRYISGIGTGGYTAILAAFAIPSFYHKAVAIEGQFDINSLYVNENGNDISKWLGDQETFKNSTINLWNPTSISINNLDTDITLITNELSNVYEQNLKLSNYLSKSHPNKIHFESLKSKQVMFHAMSKLSEIITDTLEEVTPWQ; this is encoded by the coding sequence ATGAGATGGATACAATCACAGATACAATCTAGTACATTAAAAATGCCTATTGGCTTCGATGTCTTACTTCCAGAATCGAATAAGCCAATGGACACACTCTATTTATTACATAATTCAAACATGGAGCATAGTCAATGGCTTCGGCTTGGAATTGAATCATTTTTTGAGCATAGTAACTGTGCGTTAATCATGCCACAGGGAAATAATAGTTTATTTCTAAATACCAAGAATAACTATAACTTTTTTGACTTTTTAACGAACGAATTGCCTTCTCTATGTTCCACTTGGTTTCCATTAAAAAATGAACGAACCTCCAGGTATATAAGCGGCATTGGCACCGGTGGCTATACTGCTATCTTAGCAGCATTCGCCATTCCATCCTTTTATCATAAAGCAGTTGCTATAGAAGGACAGTTTGATATAAATTCCTTATATGTAAATGAAAACGGAAATGATATTTCCAAGTGGCTAGGTGATCAAGAAACCTTTAAAAACAGTACAATAAACCTTTGGAATCCAACTTCAATTTCCATAAATAACTTAGATACAGATATAACTCTGATTACAAATGAGCTGAGTAATGTGTATGAACAAAATTTAAAACTTAGTAACTACCTTTCTAAGTCTCACCCAAACAAGATACACTTTGAGTCCCTTAAAAGCAAACAGGTTATGTTTCATGCAATGAGTAAACTATCTGAAATTATTACCGATACTTTAGAGGAGGTGACTCCATGGCAGTGA
- a CDS encoding alpha/beta hydrolase, translated as MAVMQLHLPSKVLGMTVEVFAIVPEQIYDNNNNLPRILWLYHGSSGDHMAWALETNLVELAKKEHLAVFCPHVYNSCFINMAEGERYGTFVGKELPEIIHSIFPLLPTDRSMNIVSGFSNGGYGCFQAGLTYPETFGYIAAFGAGDKADADFSYRPLQKKILFGDGDLQKTKYSIKYLAQGLIEKKQALPKIFHSCGESDPWRCDNEKMRDLLMSYENNSFDYQFHLFENMGHSYACAELGLTMFFEEYFKKQEK; from the coding sequence ATGGCAGTGATGCAATTACACTTACCAAGTAAAGTATTAGGGATGACAGTGGAAGTATTCGCGATTGTACCGGAACAAATTTATGATAATAATAATAATTTACCAAGAATTCTATGGCTCTACCATGGCAGCAGTGGTGATCATATGGCATGGGCACTGGAAACGAACCTAGTAGAATTAGCCAAGAAAGAGCATCTCGCAGTTTTTTGTCCTCATGTTTATAATTCCTGCTTTATTAATATGGCAGAAGGAGAGCGTTATGGAACATTTGTTGGAAAGGAACTCCCAGAAATTATTCATTCTATATTTCCTTTACTTCCAACTGACCGTTCGATGAATATAGTCTCGGGTTTTTCGAATGGCGGATATGGATGTTTCCAAGCTGGATTAACCTATCCAGAAACCTTTGGCTATATTGCTGCCTTCGGTGCTGGTGATAAGGCAGATGCTGACTTTTCCTACCGTCCATTACAAAAAAAGATATTATTTGGTGATGGAGACCTTCAAAAAACAAAGTATAGTATTAAATACTTGGCACAAGGCTTGATTGAAAAGAAACAGGCCTTACCTAAAATTTTTCACTCCTGTGGGGAATCTGATCCATGGAGATGTGATAATGAAAAGATGCGAGACTTATTAATGTCTTACGAGAACAATTCTTTTGATTATCAATTCCACCTGTTTGAAAATATGGGACATAGCTATGCTTGTGCGGAACTTGGGCTTACTATGTTTTTTGAAGAATATTTTAAGAAACAAGAAAAATAA
- a CDS encoding cation-translocating P-type ATPase, which produces MNYYLKSTDDVLKEIKSQSTGLTSKESEERLLKNGKNKLKEAEKESLITRFFFQMKDPMTIILLCAATISGITAAYAHESFADVLIILAVVIINAILGVTQESKAEKAIEALQEMAAATSKVLRDGVIQSIKSEDLVVGDVILLEAGDAIPADARLLESASLKVEEAALTGESVPVNKKIEQLTLGKEKDIPLGDRKNMVYMGSVVVYGRGTAVITANGMDTEMGKIADALANAKEGRTPLQIKLAQLSKILTILVVGICVFIFGFSLLTAETINGEVALNTFMVAVSLAVAAIPEGLATVVTIVLSIGVTNMSKKNAVIRKLTAVETLGCAQIICSDKTGTLTQNKMTVVDHFGEKEDLLATAMALCSDAQLDETNNAVGEPTECALVNYATKLYLDKNKLIEQQPRIAEAPFDSVRKMMSTIHKTSEGIVQYTKGAPDEVLKCCTHALSQGKVVPLTNSIRNEILAKNKEMADKALRVLAAAYRNYDSVPNDVNPENLEKELVFIGLTGMIDPIRPEVVDAIAECKKAGIRPIMITGDHRDTAVAIATQLGIIQDAGEAITGSELNEISDEAFKTEIERYSVYARVQPEHKVRIVNAWRAKGMITAMTGDGVNDAPSIKSADIGIGMGITGTDVTKNVADMVLADDNFASIVSAVGEGRRIYDNIRKCIQFLLSSNLSEVLSIFVATILGFTILKPVHLLWINLITDCFPALALGVEKAENDIMERKPRSTKDGIFADRLGVDVLYQGIMVTIITLAAYFIGHYMEAGVWEIANSEDGMTMAFLTMSMAEIFHSFNLRSQRKSILHMKHHNIFLIAGMALSLILTTAVIYLPGVNTAFGFEHISVPEYLVALGLAFLIVPIVEVVKFLQRKFGRN; this is translated from the coding sequence ATGAACTATTACTTAAAATCTACTGATGATGTACTAAAAGAGATTAAGAGTCAATCGACTGGTCTTACATCAAAGGAAAGCGAAGAACGGCTTTTAAAAAACGGTAAGAACAAATTAAAAGAAGCGGAGAAAGAATCACTGATTACTAGATTCTTTTTCCAAATGAAAGATCCTATGACAATTATCCTGTTGTGTGCAGCAACTATTTCTGGTATCACTGCTGCCTATGCACACGAATCCTTCGCTGATGTATTAATTATTCTTGCGGTAGTAATTATTAATGCAATCCTAGGAGTAACACAAGAAAGTAAGGCTGAAAAAGCAATTGAAGCCCTTCAAGAAATGGCAGCTGCAACAAGCAAAGTTCTTCGGGATGGTGTGATACAAAGCATTAAAAGTGAAGATCTAGTTGTAGGCGATGTAATTCTACTTGAGGCAGGCGATGCAATTCCTGCAGATGCAAGATTATTAGAGAGTGCTAGCCTTAAAGTGGAAGAAGCTGCTCTTACTGGAGAAAGTGTCCCAGTAAACAAAAAAATCGAGCAATTAACTCTTGGAAAAGAGAAAGATATCCCTCTTGGTGATAGAAAAAATATGGTCTATATGGGTAGTGTTGTCGTATATGGCCGTGGTACTGCGGTTATCACTGCAAACGGCATGGACACAGAAATGGGTAAGATTGCAGATGCACTTGCTAATGCAAAAGAAGGGCGTACACCATTACAAATTAAATTGGCACAATTAAGTAAAATCTTGACCATACTTGTAGTTGGTATTTGTGTATTCATTTTCGGATTTAGTTTATTAACTGCTGAAACAATTAATGGTGAGGTTGCCTTAAATACCTTTATGGTTGCAGTAAGTTTGGCTGTTGCTGCTATTCCTGAAGGACTTGCCACTGTTGTTACCATTGTTCTCAGTATTGGTGTTACCAATATGAGTAAGAAAAATGCGGTGATCCGTAAGTTAACCGCCGTAGAGACTCTTGGATGTGCTCAAATTATCTGTAGTGATAAAACCGGTACTCTTACCCAGAATAAAATGACAGTGGTTGATCATTTTGGAGAAAAAGAAGACTTATTAGCTACAGCAATGGCACTTTGCTCCGATGCCCAGCTTGATGAAACTAACAATGCAGTCGGTGAACCAACGGAATGCGCACTGGTAAACTATGCAACAAAGTTGTATTTAGATAAAAATAAATTAATAGAACAGCAACCTCGTATTGCAGAAGCACCATTTGATTCTGTTCGTAAAATGATGAGTACAATCCATAAGACATCAGAAGGTATTGTACAATACACCAAAGGTGCACCAGATGAGGTTTTAAAATGTTGTACTCATGCGTTATCTCAAGGTAAAGTAGTTCCATTAACAAACTCTATTCGTAATGAGATTCTTGCTAAAAATAAGGAAATGGCAGATAAAGCACTCCGTGTATTAGCTGCTGCATATCGAAACTATGATAGTGTACCAAATGATGTTAACCCAGAGAACTTAGAAAAAGAATTAGTTTTCATAGGTCTTACTGGTATGATTGACCCTATCCGTCCAGAGGTAGTTGATGCAATTGCAGAATGTAAAAAAGCTGGTATTCGTCCTATTATGATTACTGGCGATCACCGTGATACTGCTGTTGCTATTGCGACTCAGCTAGGAATTATACAAGACGCAGGTGAAGCCATTACAGGATCAGAATTAAATGAAATCTCTGATGAGGCATTTAAAACTGAAATAGAACGCTACTCTGTTTACGCTCGTGTACAGCCAGAGCATAAGGTTCGTATTGTAAATGCATGGCGTGCAAAAGGTATGATTACAGCTATGACCGGTGATGGTGTTAACGATGCACCAAGTATCAAATCTGCTGATATCGGTATTGGTATGGGTATTACCGGTACTGACGTTACAAAGAATGTAGCAGATATGGTACTTGCAGATGATAACTTTGCCTCTATCGTCAGTGCGGTTGGTGAAGGTCGTCGTATCTATGATAACATTCGTAAATGTATTCAGTTTTTACTTTCCAGTAATCTAAGTGAAGTGCTAAGTATTTTTGTGGCTACCATTCTTGGTTTTACCATTTTAAAACCAGTTCATCTCTTATGGATTAACTTGATTACTGACTGTTTCCCAGCCTTAGCTCTCGGAGTTGAAAAAGCGGAAAATGATATTATGGAACGAAAACCAAGAAGTACAAAGGATGGTATCTTTGCTGATCGCCTTGGTGTTGATGTTTTATATCAAGGTATTATGGTAACTATTATCACCTTAGCAGCTTATTTTATCGGACACTATATGGAAGCTGGTGTTTGGGAAATTGCAAACAGCGAGGATGGTATGACAATGGCGTTCTTAACAATGTCCATGGCTGAGATTTTCCACTCCTTTAACTTACGTAGCCAGAGAAAGAGTATTCTTCATATGAAACACCACAATATCTTCTTAATTGCAGGTATGGCACTAAGTCTTATACTTACAACTGCAGTTATTTACCTACCTGGTGTTAACACTGCCTTTGGTTTTGAGCATATCTCAGTTCCTGAATACCTTGTTGCTTTAGGACTTGCATTCTTAATTGTTCCAATTGTAGAAGTGGTGAAATTCTTACAACGTAAGTTTGGTAGGAACTAA
- a CDS encoding phosphatase, giving the protein MKDILDVHTHTLASGHAYNTIKEMALEASEKGIELLGITEHAPTMPGTCHEFYFQNLHVVPREMFGVQLLLGSEVNILDHEGTLDLSDQVLKKLDICIASIHPPCYKKGTKRENTNAIVGAMENPYINIIGHPDDGRYELDYETIVKKAKEYGVLLELNNASVAPGSFRPNTRENDLTMLQYCKQHEVPVIMSSDAHTAYDIGNHVYVKDIIKEAMFPEDLVVNHSKEILLQMIENRRKSIL; this is encoded by the coding sequence ATGAAAGACATCTTAGACGTTCACACCCATACTTTGGCAAGTGGTCATGCATACAATACAATCAAGGAAATGGCTTTGGAGGCATCAGAGAAAGGGATCGAATTACTTGGAATAACCGAACATGCTCCAACTATGCCAGGTACTTGCCATGAATTTTATTTTCAAAATCTTCACGTTGTTCCAAGAGAAATGTTTGGTGTACAACTTCTTCTTGGAAGTGAGGTAAATATTTTAGACCATGAGGGAACACTGGACTTATCAGATCAAGTGTTAAAAAAACTAGATATTTGCATCGCAAGTATTCATCCACCATGTTACAAAAAAGGGACGAAGAGGGAAAATACTAATGCAATCGTTGGTGCAATGGAAAACCCTTATATTAATATTATTGGTCACCCTGACGATGGGAGATATGAACTTGATTATGAGACCATTGTAAAAAAGGCAAAAGAATATGGGGTACTACTAGAGTTAAATAACGCATCTGTAGCTCCTGGAAGCTTTCGACCAAACACAAGAGAAAATGACCTTACAATGCTTCAGTATTGTAAGCAACATGAAGTACCAGTTATTATGAGCAGTGATGCACATACAGCATACGATATAGGAAATCATGTATATGTAAAAGACATCATAAAAGAAGCGATGTTCCCAGAAGATTTGGTAGTGAATCATTCGAAAGAAATCTTGCTTCAGATGATAGAGAATCGCAGAAAAAGCATTTTATAA
- the glnA gene encoding type I glutamate--ammonia ligase, with protein MKQYTKKDILRLVEEEDVEFIRLQFTDMFGNFKNVAVTTSQLEKVLNNKYMFDGSAIEGFVRIEESDMYLHPDLNTFEIFPWRPQHGKVARFICDVYRTDGTPFEGDPRYILKRVLQEAKDLGYTFHVGPECEFFLFDIGEDGLPTTKTREKGCYFDVGPMDAGENARREMVLTLEEMGFEVEASHHEVAPAQHEIDFHYEDGLITADNIMTLRMAVRTIARRHGMHATFMPKPKSGVDGSGMHINMSLEKDGMNCFYDPNDKLGLSEVAYQFIAGLMHHAESMTAITNPLVNSYKRLVPGYEAPVYIAWSLVNRSPLIRIPDGREERTRVELRSPDSATNPYLALAVCLAAGLDGIKKKMSPPKGVDKNIFSMSDQERLAMEIRNLPGSLGEALDELEKSEFMREVLGNHAFLTYIRAKRAEWSQYRTQVSEWEIDQYLNRI; from the coding sequence ATGAAGCAGTATACAAAGAAGGACATTTTAAGATTAGTTGAAGAAGAGGATGTAGAATTTATCCGACTTCAGTTTACCGACATGTTTGGCAATTTCAAAAATGTAGCAGTAACAACGAGCCAGTTAGAAAAAGTGCTAAATAATAAATATATGTTTGATGGATCTGCCATTGAAGGCTTTGTACGAATTGAGGAATCTGACATGTATTTGCATCCTGATTTAAATACCTTTGAAATCTTTCCTTGGAGGCCGCAGCATGGTAAGGTTGCAAGGTTCATTTGTGACGTATATCGTACCGATGGTACACCATTTGAAGGAGATCCTAGATACATATTAAAACGTGTATTGCAGGAAGCGAAAGATCTTGGTTACACATTTCACGTTGGTCCCGAATGTGAGTTTTTCCTCTTTGATATAGGGGAAGATGGGTTACCAACTACAAAAACGAGGGAAAAAGGTTGTTACTTCGACGTTGGTCCAATGGATGCTGGTGAAAATGCCAGACGAGAGATGGTACTTACATTAGAAGAGATGGGATTTGAAGTTGAAGCCTCCCATCATGAAGTTGCACCAGCGCAGCATGAAATCGATTTCCATTATGAAGATGGTCTAATTACTGCAGATAATATTATGACCTTGAGGATGGCTGTTCGCACGATAGCAAGACGTCATGGCATGCATGCTACCTTTATGCCAAAACCAAAGTCTGGTGTCGATGGTTCCGGAATGCATATTAACATGTCTCTTGAAAAGGACGGGATGAATTGCTTTTATGATCCAAACGATAAATTAGGGTTAAGTGAGGTCGCATATCAGTTTATTGCTGGATTAATGCATCATGCAGAAAGTATGACTGCAATTACAAATCCTTTGGTTAACTCCTATAAAAGGCTAGTACCTGGCTATGAGGCACCCGTTTATATTGCATGGTCACTTGTCAATCGAAGTCCACTGATCAGGATTCCAGATGGAAGAGAAGAAAGAACCAGAGTGGAGTTACGTAGTCCTGACTCAGCCACCAATCCATATTTAGCACTAGCAGTATGCTTGGCAGCGGGGTTAGATGGTATTAAGAAAAAGATGAGTCCTCCCAAAGGAGTCGATAAGAATATCTTTTCCATGAGTGATCAGGAGAGACTTGCTATGGAAATTCGCAATCTACCTGGCAGTTTAGGTGAAGCCTTGGATGAGTTAGAAAAGAGTGAGTTTATGAGAGAAGTATTGGGAAATCATGCTTTCCTCACTTATATAAGAGCGAAGAGAGCAGAGTGGTCCCAGTATCGTACGCAGGTTTCTGAATGGGAGATTGACCAATACCTTAACCGAATTTAG